A stretch of DNA from Alistipes sp. ZOR0009:
AAGGAACAGCCATGAGATTTACTCTTCTTCTAGTCGGATTACTTCTTTCCAGCAGCACCTTTGCGCAGGTTGACCGTAAGATTGTAGGAACCTGGATGGGCGAAATCGTTTCGGGCTCGCAATCTTTTAGAATGGTGCTTCACCTAAAGGATGATGGTGGAACGCTATCGTGTACCCTCGATAGCCCCGATCAGGGGGCGCTGGGGCTACCTGTTAAGGGGGCAACGTTTGCTAATGGGCTGCTAAAGGTTGATGCATCGAACCTAAGCGCAGCCTACGAGGGGAAGCTACTTGCTGGAGACTCTACGGTTGTTGGTCGTTGGATGCAGGACGGGGTGGCTTTTCCGCTGAACCTATCGAAGCAGGAGAAGGCGGTAAAGCTTAATCGGCCACAGGAACCAGTTGCCCCATTTCCCTATACCGTACAGCAGCTAACCGTAGATAATGCAGCTGGTGGCGCTGCGCTTTCGGCTACGTTGATAATTCCGAAGGGCGCTGGCACCTTTGCTGCCGTGGTGCTGCTATCCGATACGGGCCCTCACAATCGCGATGCCGAGGTGATGGGGCATAAGCCGTTTTGGGTGATGGCCGATTTCTTGGCTCGCAATGGTATTGCCTCCATCCGATTCGACGAAAGGGGCGTGGGAAAATCGACCGGAAACTTTAAGGCTGCTACCACCAACGACTTTGCCTCCGATGCGCTAGCCGCGTTTCGGGTTCTTTACGCCAACCCAAAGGTTAACAAAAAGAAGGTAGGCCTTTTGGGGCATGGCGAGGGGGCTGTGGTAGCCGCGATGGTGGCTGGTGCCGAGCCTAAAGCTGCCTTTGTAACCCTGCTTAGCGGTATGGGAATAGTAGGGGAGGATATCCTGCTAAAGCAAGCTCGGGCAATTGCTCGGGCATCGGGAATGGCCGAAAGCGCCGCTGCCGAGGCCGAGGAGCTAAATCGGGAGATGTATAATATAGTAAAAACGGAACCAGATAATTCGCAAGCCATAACCCAGCTTACCGATATGGCTTGGACCGTTGCCAACGGCCAGCCTTCGCTATCGCGCGAGGAGCGGAGTGCGGTGGTAGACAACATATCAAAATCTTTTGCCACCCTGCTGCTACCTTGGTACCGCGGCTTTCTGGTGCTAAATCCAGCCACCTACCTAGCAAAGGTTCGGGTGCCGGTGCTGGCGCTAAGCGGGGCAATGGATTTGGAGGTATCGGCCGACGAAAACCTGAAAGCCATAGAGGCTGCCTTGCGTGAGGGAGGAAATGCTACCTTTAAGGTGCTAAAAATTGACGAACTAAACCATCTTTTGCAGCACTGCAAAACGGGACTTCCCAACGAATATGGGGTTATCGAGGAGACAATATCTCCCGATGTGCTGCGCCTTGTAAAAGATTGGATCAAAAATGAGGTTGGACAGCCAGCACCAAAAAAATGATACACGTAGAAAACCTATCGGTAAGCTTTGGGAGCGAGCAGGTGCTCCATAATATCTCCTTTGTGGCCCATCGGGGCCAAAAGGTGGCGCTTGCCGGCCCTTCGGGCAGCGGAAAATCCACCATTATAAACCTGCTAATGGGATTTGTGCACCCCTATGCCGGAAACGTTAGGGTGGCAGGGCTTACCCTTAGCGAGCAAACCGTAAATCAGGTTCGGAGCCGCATTTCTTGGCTCCCACAGGAGCTGGCTTTTCGGCTCGATACCGTTCGCGAGCTCTTTTACCTTCCTTTTACCTACCGGATAAATCGGCACCTCTGCCCATCGGACGATGAGGTGCGGCGCCTATTCGACGAGCTGCTGCTCGATGTAGCGCTGCTGGATAAGCCGCTAGGCGAAATCTCGGGCGGACAAAAGCAGCGCATCGCCCTTGCTTCGGTGCTGCTCCTAAAAAGGGATATCCTGCTGCTCGACGAGCCTACCTCGGCGCTCGATGCCGAGTCGAGGGGAGCCATCATCGCTATGGTAAAGAGGCTAACGGATGTTACCGTGCTGGTATCCTCGCACGATGCCGAGTGGATGGATGCCGTGGATACGATAATCAATTTAAGGAGGTAAAAAATGGGAGTACAGGATATATCGTGGGTTGACCTTGGGCTAGGATACCTTTTGCTGGTGATTCCGCTGCTTGCCTTTCGGTACTACCAAACGGGGCTGGTGCGCAGTACGCTTATTGCCATTGCCCGAATGACCGTTCAGCTGCTGCTGGTAGGTGCCTACCTCGGCGTAATATTTCGATGGAATAGCGCATGGGTAAACATCCTGTGGGTAGTAGCTATGGTGGTGGTGGCAGCCTTTACCGTGGTTAGGCGAAGCGAGCTGAGCCGTAAACTATTTCTTGTTCCCGTGCTGATTGCCATTGCAGCCAGCGTTTTGCTGGTAGACGTCTACTTCCTAGGTGTTGTGGTGCGCCTCGACTTTCTTTTTGATGCCCGCTACTTTATTCCGATTACCGGAATGCTAATTGGAAACTGCCTATCCAACAATATTGTTGCGCTAAATACCTTTTACCATAGCCTTAGCAAGGAGCAAACCCTTTACCGATTTGCGCTGGCCAACGGCGCAACCCGTAACGAGGCGCTGGCAGGCTTTATGCGCGAGGCGCTTCGAAAATCGCTAAATCCCACCATTGCTACCACGGCGGTGGTAGGCCTTATTTCCCTGCCGGGGATGATGACCGGGCAAATACTGGGAGGTTCTAACCCCGAGGTAGCCATAAAGTACCAAATAATGATTATGATTACCATTCTGGTATCTACCCTGCTAACGGTAATTCTTTCTATCCTTATCTGCAACCGCTTTGTTTTCGACGGCTTTGGTCGTTTAAGGACGGGAAAATAGGCAAACCCTGCTTGTAGCGCCCTCTGTGCAGGGGTAGACTCCCTTTTTAGGCTGATCTAAAGCGTTTCCCTCGCGTGGTTAGGAGTTTTTCTTGCAAGGAAAAGAGTTTTCCTCGCGAGGTTAGGAGTTTTCCTCGCAAGGAAAAGAGTTTTTCCTGTGAGGTTAAGAGTTTTCCTTGCAAGGAAAAGAGTTTTTGTCGCGAGGTTAGGAGTTTTCCTCGCAAGGAAAAGAGTTTTTCCCGTGAGGTTAAGAGTTTTCCTTGCAAGGTTAGGAGTTTTTGTCGCGAGGTTATCTCTTAGCTCTTCAACATTTTCATTTAGCATTGGATGAATTCAAGGAGCTGTGTTTACCCTCTTTTTTTCGGAAAACAGAATTACACCTGCCTAAAGGTGGTTACGGGATGGCCAACGAGGCCGATGGTGTAGGCGAGGGCGGATAGCCGATGGCGCGGCTAGGCAAGCAACTTGGGTGGCGATACTAGGCCAAAAGGGATCTCCGCTGCGAGAAGCAATTCTTTGAGCGGCACTTTGCGATACCCGCAAATGAAAAAATCCCCAAAGCAAGGCTTCGGGGATTTCGTATTTTAAGGTTTCAGTACTATTTATTTGATAATATAGTCGTAGTGGATGATGTCGGTACCCACGGTATCGACGTTGATGTACTTAATCATGGCGGCGGCAACGTCGGTGGCCTTTACGGCACGGTACTTACGGAGCTTGCCTACCATCAGCAGGTTTAGCACACCCGATAGCGAGTGTCCAATCGATTCGGCTAGGCGATGCTCCTTGCGCTTGCCCAGCAGCAGCGAGGGGCGAAGCACTACCGTACGCCTAAAAGCTTCGGCGATGATGGCCTCCTCCATTTTTCCTTTGGTCTTAAGGTAAAAGTTGTTGGACTTACGCTGCGCCCCCACCGACGAAACGACGGCGATGTTCTTCACGCCGTTTTTGCGGGCGTGCTTGGCAATTTTTTTGGGGATGGTGTAGTCCACATACTTGAAGTTTTCCTGCGATTTGGCCTTCTTAATGGTGGTGCCGATGCAGATAAACAGATCGTCGCCAAACAGATGCTCGGCGGCGCTCTTGGGTTTCTCTAGCGTATTTTCGATAAACGTTATTTTTTGGCTCTCAACCGAGGGCTTTCGTCGGCCTATGGCCACAATTTCGGCGTAGCGTTCGTCTGCTACAAGCTGCTCTAGAAGGGCGGTTCCAACAAGTCCTGTTCCGCCGATTACGATAGCAATTTTCGTGTTCATTAGCTGGTGTCGCTTTGTGGTGCTACAAAAGCAGCGCTGTTGTTTGGTAGTTAAAGATAGGTATCAAATTAGGAAAGCCCATCGGCAAACAAAAAACAGCCGATTAATTAACGTTAAATAGGCTGTTTTGGAAATTTGGCGGCCATATCAATTTTAGGATTGGCCAGACAGTTGTATCTTTGCTAAGCTTTTAATAAAAAATCGACAAACCGATGACCAACTCTTCGAGATACGACCAACGCGGTGTATCTGCATCAAAGGAAGATGTGCATAGCGCCATCAAGAATCTGGATAAAGGTTTATTCCCAAAGGCATTTTGTAAAGTCGTTCCCGACATTCTCACCGGCGATCCCGAGTCGTGCGTGGTGATGCATGCCGATGGGGCGGGTACCAAATCGTCGTTGGCCTACATGTACTGGAAGGAGACTGGCGACCTGTCGGTTTGGCGAGGCATCGCACAGGACGCGATTGTGATGAATATCGACGACCTGCTTTGTGTGGGAATCACCGATAACATCCTGCTTTCGTCTACCATTGGGCGTAATAAGCAGCTAATCCCCGGCGAGGTTATCGCGGCCATCATCAACGGCACCGAAGACTTTGTGCAGGAGATACGCAGCCTTGGCGTGGAGATCCTGCTAACCGGCGGCGAAACGGCAGACGTGGGCGACTTGGTGCGCACCATCATTGTGGATAGCACGGTTACGGCCCGCATTAAGCGCAGCGATATTATCAGCAACGATAGGATTCGCCCTGGCGACGTGGTGGTCGGGCTCGAGTCGTACGGACAGGCTACCTACGAGAAGGAGTACAATGGAGGAATGGGAAGCAACGGGCTAACGTCTGCGCGTCACGATGTGTTTGCGCACGGGTTGGCATCTAAATACCCCGAGAGCTTCGACGCCTCGATTCCTGACAACCTGGTTTACTCGGGCAAGTATAACCTCACCGATATCGACCCCGAAACGGGCGTTACCATGGGTAAGCTGGTGCTATCGCCAACACGTACCTACGCTCCGGTGGTTAAGGCGGTGCTGGATAGGATGCGTGCCGAGGTTCATGGGATGGTACACTGCTCGGGTGGCGCACAAACCAAGGTGCTGCACTTTGTAGACGACGTGCACGTGGTAAAGGATAACCTTTTCCCGATACCTCCGCTGTTCCGCTACATCAAGGAGTGCTCGGGTACCGAGTGGAAGGAGATGTACAAGGTGTACAACATGGGCCATCGCATGGAGTTTTACGTAGCGCCAGAGCATGCGCAGGCGGTTATCGAAATCAGCGAGTCGTTTGGCATTAAGGCGCAGGTGGTGGGCCGCGTAGAGGCTTCGAGCAACGGTGCTAAGGTTACCGTTAAGAGCGAACACGGCGAGTTTGTTTACGAAAAGTAGAAGCGTACCCTTACGCATAACGATAAAAAGCGATGTAGGAATCTCCTGCATCGCTTTTCTTTTAGGTAGCTATGTGATGTTGGACTGTTGGTGGTTAGTAGCCAATTGTAAACCGCTCGTAATGGTGCGCCTCTGTTTCCAGCTCGTCAATCATTGCAAGGGCATAATCTTCTACCGAGATGTGGCTCTCTCCGTTGGCGTCGACAATAAGATCGTCTTTGCCTAAACGAAATACGCCGGTGCGCTCGCCGGGAGCGAGGTGGCCTGCAGGAGAAAAGAATACCCAGTCGATATCCTTCTCGTTGGCAAGCGTATTTAGGTAAAACTCGCCAAGCGATCTTACCGCAGGCATAATTTCTTCGGGAATAACGCCAGCATCGACTACACGAAGGTTTGGTGCACAGAATAGGGTGCCTGCTCCTCCAACGCACAGCAGCCGCTTTGTTCCCGACGCCTTGGCTCCTTTTAGGATGGCGGGATAAACGGTTAGCGTCTCCTGGTAAATGTTGGGGTTGCTCCATCCTGGATTGTAGGCGCTGATAATGGCATCGGTGCCTTGGCCAAGCTTCGCAATGGCGTCAGCCGAAGAGGCATCCGCCTTAACAACCTCTAGGTTTGGGTGCTTTACGGTAATTTTATCAGGATTGCGCACCGCTGCAACAACCTGATGTCCTCTGCTAAGGGCCTCGTTCAAAATGGCGGCCCCTACAAAACCGCTTGCACCAATAAGTAGTACCTTTTTCATTATTATCTGTTTTTTGTTATCAATTTCGTTGCTAGGGCGAGGTTTGCCACCTTCTTAAAACAAAGGTGAGGCTATTTTGATAATAACGCAATAAGATACTTGAACGTTAGATAGTTACTTTTTGGTGACGATTGCTACTATTCAGCTATTTGAAATTCTATTTTTTTTGTAATTTTTTTTGAATGGCAAGAATAGCAGTCGTATAGGACAAAAAGCAGATTGTTTTCTAACTTTGCGATCTAATAAAATTGTGCTACCAATGGCAAACCAAGTTGATACAAGCCTTTTCCTTCCCAACTGCCCCATTCGTAATATCCTTACTCGTATTGGCGACAAGTGGTCGATACTGGTGCTGTACACGTTGGCGCAGAATGGAACCATGCGCTTTAATGCGTTGCAGAAGGAAATTCCCGACATATCGCAGAAGATGCTTACCGTTACGTTGCGTGTGCTGGAGGAGGATGGTTTGGTTAACCGCCAGGTTTATGCAGAGGTTCCCCCAAAGGTAGAATATACGCTTACCGAGAGGGCGCATAGCTTTTTACCCCACATGAATGCGCTTATCGCTTGGGCAAAAGAAAATATGAACGATATAATGGCTGATAGGGCGAAGAGCTCCGAAGGCCTATAGCAAAAAGCGATGTGGAAAACACCACATCGCTTTTTGTTTAGTTCTTGAGATGAACAACCCGTTGTGGAAACGGTATCTCCACATTCTCCTCATTAAATCGTCGGTTAATCTCGAAGCGCAAATCGCTGCGGATGGCTCCAATAAAGAAGGAGTTGAGCGACCAGAACTTCAGCTGGAAATCGAGCGAGCTATCGCCAAAGTTGGTAAAGCGTACAATAATATCATGATCCTTGTCGAACAGAATGTCGGGATGGCTTTTGGCCACCTCGGTTAGGATGCGCTTTACCTTCTCGGTGTCGGAACCGTAGGCAACGCCCACCGAAACATCAAAACGGGTGGCCTGCTTGTTATGGCTCCAGTTTATCACATTCTCGTTGATAAATCGGTGGTTGGGTACCAGTATTTCAATATCGTCGGGGGTGATAATGGTTGAGGTACGCAGGTTTATTTGGATAACCTTGCCAACAAGCCCATCTACCTCTACCACGTCGTTTACCTTAATGGTGCGCTCAAATAGGATGATGATGCCAGATACAATATCGTTGAAGGTTTGCTGCAGCCCAAGTCCCAATCCTACAAATAGCGCCGCCGAACCAGCCAAAAGAATGGAGACGTCGATACCTAGCGCCTTTAGCATGAAGGAGAATGATATAATCCAGACAAAGTATTTTATCAGGAGGTAGATGGAATGGTACTTTCCCTTATCGAGCGCCTCCTCGTGCCTGCGTGCCCTGCGGTATAGCAGCCGCTTAATAATAAAGAGCACCAGCTTGGTGATGAGGTAGAGAATGGCCACAATCACCAGCTGATAAACATGGATGGTTAGCTTATCGAACTCGAAGAGGTTGTACATTAAAATTTCTCGGAGCGTCATACGAATATATTTTGTTGGTTGATATCACGAAATTACCATATACTACTAAACATATAATCATTAAAAAAGCATAATTTTCAGAGCGAATTTCTACGCAGATAACCAAATTTGTAGTAGCACAAACAAAATAGACGCGAATGTTGAACTTTATAGAGCAGTTTTGGGGAGCACGGCTAAAGAGTATTTCCAAAGCGTTTGAAAAAAATGGCTTCGAGGTGACCCTTTGTAAAACCATAGAGGATGCCCGCAATGCCATCGTGGAGATTGTTAAGCACGAGAAGCCTGCCGCTGTTTCGTATGGCGACTCCATGTCGTTGAGGAGTACCGGAGCGCTTGAGGTGATTAAGGCAATGAAAGATGTTAGCTTTATCGACGGCTTTAACCATTCGATGCCCCGAGAAGAGCGGCTGGCATTGCGTAGGCAGGCGTTAACCTGCGATTTGTTTTTGGCAGGTGTAAATGCTTTTACGGCTAAAGGGCAGCTCGTTTGGCTCGACATGATTGGCAACCGTATTGCTCCAATTTCGTTTGGTCCTAAAACCGTTGTTCTTGTGGTTGGACGAAATAAGCTAACGGCCAACCTCGAAGAGGCAATGTCGCGTGTTCGTA
This window harbors:
- a CDS encoding alpha/beta hydrolase family protein, with translation MRFTLLLVGLLLSSSTFAQVDRKIVGTWMGEIVSGSQSFRMVLHLKDDGGTLSCTLDSPDQGALGLPVKGATFANGLLKVDASNLSAAYEGKLLAGDSTVVGRWMQDGVAFPLNLSKQEKAVKLNRPQEPVAPFPYTVQQLTVDNAAGGAALSATLIIPKGAGTFAAVVLLSDTGPHNRDAEVMGHKPFWVMADFLARNGIASIRFDERGVGKSTGNFKAATTNDFASDALAAFRVLYANPKVNKKKVGLLGHGEGAVVAAMVAGAEPKAAFVTLLSGMGIVGEDILLKQARAIARASGMAESAAAEAEELNREMYNIVKTEPDNSQAITQLTDMAWTVANGQPSLSREERSAVVDNISKSFATLLLPWYRGFLVLNPATYLAKVRVPVLALSGAMDLEVSADENLKAIEAALREGGNATFKVLKIDELNHLLQHCKTGLPNEYGVIEETISPDVLRLVKDWIKNEVGQPAPKK
- a CDS encoding ATP-binding cassette domain-containing protein → MIHVENLSVSFGSEQVLHNISFVAHRGQKVALAGPSGSGKSTIINLLMGFVHPYAGNVRVAGLTLSEQTVNQVRSRISWLPQELAFRLDTVRELFYLPFTYRINRHLCPSDDEVRRLFDELLLDVALLDKPLGEISGGQKQRIALASVLLLKRDILLLDEPTSALDAESRGAIIAMVKRLTDVTVLVSSHDAEWMDAVDTIINLRR
- a CDS encoding ABC transporter permease; this translates as MGVQDISWVDLGLGYLLLVIPLLAFRYYQTGLVRSTLIAIARMTVQLLLVGAYLGVIFRWNSAWVNILWVVAMVVVAAFTVVRRSELSRKLFLVPVLIAIAASVLLVDVYFLGVVVRLDFLFDARYFIPITGMLIGNCLSNNIVALNTFYHSLSKEQTLYRFALANGATRNEALAGFMREALRKSLNPTIATTAVVGLISLPGMMTGQILGGSNPEVAIKYQIMIMITILVSTLLTVILSILICNRFVFDGFGRLRTGK
- a CDS encoding NAD(P)H-binding protein codes for the protein MNTKIAIVIGGTGLVGTALLEQLVADERYAEIVAIGRRKPSVESQKITFIENTLEKPKSAAEHLFGDDLFICIGTTIKKAKSQENFKYVDYTIPKKIAKHARKNGVKNIAVVSSVGAQRKSNNFYLKTKGKMEEAIIAEAFRRTVVLRPSLLLGKRKEHRLAESIGHSLSGVLNLLMVGKLRKYRAVKATDVAAAMIKYINVDTVGTDIIHYDYIIK
- a CDS encoding AIR synthase related protein, producing the protein MTNSSRYDQRGVSASKEDVHSAIKNLDKGLFPKAFCKVVPDILTGDPESCVVMHADGAGTKSSLAYMYWKETGDLSVWRGIAQDAIVMNIDDLLCVGITDNILLSSTIGRNKQLIPGEVIAAIINGTEDFVQEIRSLGVEILLTGGETADVGDLVRTIIVDSTVTARIKRSDIISNDRIRPGDVVVGLESYGQATYEKEYNGGMGSNGLTSARHDVFAHGLASKYPESFDASIPDNLVYSGKYNLTDIDPETGVTMGKLVLSPTRTYAPVVKAVLDRMRAEVHGMVHCSGGAQTKVLHFVDDVHVVKDNLFPIPPLFRYIKECSGTEWKEMYKVYNMGHRMEFYVAPEHAQAVIEISESFGIKAQVVGRVEASSNGAKVTVKSEHGEFVYEK
- a CDS encoding NAD(P)-dependent oxidoreductase, whose product is MKKVLLIGASGFVGAAILNEALSRGHQVVAAVRNPDKITVKHPNLEVVKADASSADAIAKLGQGTDAIISAYNPGWSNPNIYQETLTVYPAILKGAKASGTKRLLCVGGAGTLFCAPNLRVVDAGVIPEEIMPAVRSLGEFYLNTLANEKDIDWVFFSPAGHLAPGERTGVFRLGKDDLIVDANGESHISVEDYALAMIDELETEAHHYERFTIGY
- a CDS encoding winged helix-turn-helix transcriptional regulator, giving the protein MANQVDTSLFLPNCPIRNILTRIGDKWSILVLYTLAQNGTMRFNALQKEIPDISQKMLTVTLRVLEEDGLVNRQVYAEVPPKVEYTLTERAHSFLPHMNALIAWAKENMNDIMADRAKSSEGL
- a CDS encoding mechanosensitive ion channel family protein — translated: MTLREILMYNLFEFDKLTIHVYQLVIVAILYLITKLVLFIIKRLLYRRARRHEEALDKGKYHSIYLLIKYFVWIISFSFMLKALGIDVSILLAGSAALFVGLGLGLQQTFNDIVSGIIILFERTIKVNDVVEVDGLVGKVIQINLRTSTIITPDDIEILVPNHRFINENVINWSHNKQATRFDVSVGVAYGSDTEKVKRILTEVAKSHPDILFDKDHDIIVRFTNFGDSSLDFQLKFWSLNSFFIGAIRSDLRFEINRRFNEENVEIPFPQRVVHLKN
- a CDS encoding lactate utilization protein, with the translated sequence MLNFIEQFWGARLKSISKAFEKNGFEVTLCKTIEDARNAIVEIVKHEKPAAVSYGDSMSLRSTGALEVIKAMKDVSFIDGFNHSMPREERLALRRQALTCDLFLAGVNAFTAKGQLVWLDMIGNRIAPISFGPKTVVLVVGRNKLTANLEEAMSRVRTYAAPINAIKHTDFKTPCQTTGTCHDCASPHRICNSWLIMEKSFPVGRVKLILVDEDLGL